Sequence from the Uloborus diversus isolate 005 chromosome 8, Udiv.v.3.1, whole genome shotgun sequence genome:
aaaaattctcGATACTAGATAGCAATtctggctatgtttgcattactgcttatggaagttccttaataaatcagaaaggtgccaagCTCTTttttatacctacctaagtttacactaaagttccagaaactcCACTGGCTTCAAATGGgaagatctttgaatttttcaggaggcttccgagataatttcaggaaggttactgaactttatcggaaaacgttcctggttttggcaagacatgttactggcagaaattggccacatcagctgctcattattttccaggaacatttatgaatcgttctTACATTaaaacacgcccattatcaatctcatatgttttaaaatcggatgtactattttaagctctattaaaaatattaatttgattctctaaaaataatgagtaaaatattattttaatcctCTACTTCGGCGCAGCAACGTgcggctgggtcagctagtacatatatatatatatataatttaaactcTTATAGTTTACTGAAACGCGCTTACTCACACTGTAACTTGTCGGAAGCACTGGGTGGAATAACGATGACTGGACGTTCTGGAGTTGGAGGTGGCCGAGGAATTTCCAGTGATGGTTTCCGGACTGGCTGGCTTGAATTTGGACGAGTTATGGGTGTATCACGCTTAGAATAGCCCATGCTGACTAAACGACCAGAGGCTTCCTGAGCATTGTTGTCAcaactgaaaacaaaacaaattatggGAAAGCCataatatgaataaaacctcAGATTTTAAGACACAAACCACTAACAAATTTAATTAGCAGCAATAAGCTAGAGGTCATAGTATTGGGGACATCTAAGGTGGACAAAAAGACAGCCAATctgattcttaattttttaatggttgACATTTTTCCTCCTCCAAAGTTGTCTCCTCCAAGTATCTTTTCTCATTTGCTTTCTTGTTACGTCTTAATGGCATATAATGGCCAAAACATGAGTATCTAAGCACTATTGctttgacagtaaaaaaaaaaaactcttttaaaagatgaaaactgGATGCAAGAAATTTCTGAATAAATATCTAAGCATATGAATGCAGATAAATagataaagacaaaaataaatatcatactTGTTTAAAACATCAAATAACACAGCTTCATCACATTCAGGGAATACAAGTTTTAAATAACGCAATTTCATTTTCGGTGAACTTGGGTGAGGACTTTGATGACGACTGGCATATCCTCTGTTGCCAGCCACCAAAGCTCCTATAACttcatgttcctgattgttataCCTGAAAAAAGGCCAAAtcaattatacattaaaaaaaatttggggctTCACTATtcagcaaaattaatttatattaacaaatattatcaacttttaattttgctttcaagaaaaagtaaaatatctgtGGCTTATGTGGAAGGCAAATAAGTTGTTTCAAAGTACCAAATCAATTCtccaaaacaaaattacatactttattaaagcttttttacttattattattattataattataataatataataagTATGAAGATATGGAGATAtcctatttattcaaaatttccatTCAAATGCTGCAACTTAAACAGGCATTTATAGTTTTGAGTAGTTTCTGCAAAAGATCTTTACCATAGAATTTCCTAATTTAAGCATacacaaattcatttttcttcaggACATAAATGAATTTgggacaaaaataaaaattttaattacaaaaaacaaCTTACATCCTTTGAAGATTGCGAATATGCTCCGAGTCGGCAGCTGGGAAGAAATTACGAAGCTTATGGTATAGTGCCTCATCAATTTGAAACATATGCATATCTgcctaaaaattaaatgaattcacTTTATTGTAAATACAGATTATGTAAAGTTTTTCACACTGTGATCCACAGAACACTTAGTGCACAACAATAGAATTATTAGTGCTTTGCAAACAGGTGGAAATGactttaacccttaacaggggaggtgcggtctcacagaccgcttaaAAGTTCATCCCaccacccctattttattttcagtccgattgaatgatttttcccaatagctttttgttttgtgaccttgaacaccttcATCTTGCTTATCAGAATGTTTTTGAAAGtgaatctggtttaaatttcgttgtattctttagaagcggtctgtgagaccgctcctccccttcagtgttacatTTTTTGGCAGTAGTAGTCATGGCTCTTAACATTAGaaccgcggatataggttcatttatattatccgcgttatgcggaagaaatgcaaaatattctagatgaggttgagagttgtttgaaatgtttgcaaaagttacgcaatgatgttctaagGACAATAAAGTCTGAATTATTCCTGGAAATACGACACGAAATACTATTAGTTAAAGGgttgtcaaaattttcccgtaatgtgatataatcaattttttggTATTAAAATATCCTGCatatattaaagaactaaaataaaatcattaattgataacagattaatttttattacgactaataaattatttactgcagcatatgatttctCTCGAAAAATCTTTAGGCATTTGTTAAATTTCCTTGGAAAAagtatatttcagttcaaaaatcaaaaatatttttcccccgtGCTAACAAAAGTGCAAAGAATATTTAAGGGAgtttacaggaatgtatcttaattacacgatttttaaaaaaattgaagtagaGCAGTCTCTAAGACCTCACGTCCCccgttacgtcctactttttcacctcccgtTACGGGttaatttggggaaaaaaaggaacttaataaatcataaaataattacaaatggaTTCAAGAAAAAGCTTAAAGGACTGAGTTTCCTTTGAGTTCTAACAgagaaattttctttcatttaaaaagtctaTTTGAAATGTtatatttccttttaaataaGTAATCCTGAAATACCATTATTTATAATGCACAATTTATAATTTGCAGTATGCTATgagttagaaaattaaaaggcaattTCAGTTCCTGTGCATAGAAAGAAAGAGtgaattcttttgcattgaagaCCAATACTGCACAATTGATAATACACTAAAACTTAATTATAAAAGTATGATCATATTGCATAAAACAAATAGAAGTTAAGAGTAAAAAGGGACATGGTTtccttacagtaaaaaaagtcactCCATCCATGAGAAAAATACTGCATAATGTCAACTTTATGTCAATAGCGAATTGTTTACTACAGTTTCATGTTTATAtcatttgatatatatatatattcaggggTGAGAGCATTCAACAAAATGATGATACTTTTAAAACTTAGcctttcataaaaatattgaGTGCGTATGGGAAGGGTGGGGGGTCACCCACACAAATCTTCTAAACCCACTATCTTTACATTTTTACCATTGAATGCATAGTAATAACAGACTtttaaaagagggggggggggccttgcAGTCCTCAGATTTTCCCATTAAACTGCCCattgagcatttttaaaaaaactttcatctttggatcatattaaataattttaggttATCCTTATCATTTAGCCGTTCCCTTTCCCGCTCTCTCATCCATTTTAGTTTCTACACTGCCATTATTTAGTACATATACTTTATATTCCAAGCCtacaaagatttttattttcttagttactTCTGTGTTAATTTACATTATTTGTTTGTTGCGAAAGCGATCTTCCCTTGTGAACTGTACGAGCGCCCTCTCGGGGATGAGCGAGAAGGCTCAGGAGTATGAAACTTGATTTCACAGAACACGGACATGAGTACGGAACTTGATTCCAAATGAATAGGACTGGAAGTTAGGAACTCGATTCCACTAATCTTGTCAATCttctattttttaatgtgtatgtgTGAAATAATTAGTCTAGTATAGTTATTAGTATCTTAATCGTTCATTAAAATATGTGTTATTAGATATATTTAGGCTTCGTCATTGGTTCTACTACAGAACATATACGCAAATCAATTTCGAACAATAACGGATTACTTGCTGCCCGGAAAAGAACTTCAGATCAGATGCACGAGGATTTTCAGGTGAGCACCTTTTACCTGACTTTCATCATTCCAGTGCATAACGTAATTGCATACATTAAATTGTTAGTGTGAAGGGGTGGGGGAATTTAAGTTTCTTTGTATCATGACAACAGCCACGCTTATCATTAGGGTTCAAGAGGAAGCAACTGCCCCCCTCTGGTTCTGAGAAATTAATGTGTTTAAATATAATAGGAGTAGCTTTCGCTGATTTTCTATATAATGTACCTGAGACGTTCTTCATCCCCTCCTttctagaaaaatttgaaaatttttgattgcaGCAAAAACGTATAGTAACCTGTGAACTTAAAGTTAATAGAAAATTAGTTACTTTTTGTAGTTTTGGAGTGAATTCCATAGAATGCGTCTGAGCTCTAGGTTGTCCTTCTGCAAGAAGGGAACTAACAACAACATTTTCTCTATTATGATACCTGcaggataaaataaattttagacattgcaaaAGACATGAAAAACTTCAGGCATGAAACCTCATGTTTTGTGTGCTTTTTGACAAAATAGGTGCTAATCActcacaatatttttaattagtacaatggtaaaaaattgcaatattttcagCTGTATGACactgaaaaacattaaattagtaCTGCAAAAATTAAGGCTTTCACATTTTGATCATATTTAGCTAAAAAATATCATGCACTTAAAACATTCTCAGATTTTTCAAAGGAACTTAAGTACTATCTATAAATCTTCAATACTTTCCCTAACTTACATAAAAGCTATAGAAAAGACatttaaataagttaaatcaaaaagaaaaaaccataaaAGTTAAGAATTTGGATTCTAGTGGCTCATTTCAAAAATCATGtagagtaaattttaatttttacttcttttttgacATAAACTTACTGTTTAAGCAGCTGCCATATATGTCCTTCTTCAACTGTAGGAAACTGAAGACATAATTTCATCAAGATGCGTTCATCAACTTGAACAGAATTTTCTgactgtttgttatttttggagaaaaaaaaaattatttatacttgGTGTAAACAAAGCTTACAAATCAAATAATTCTaacttgaatttttcaggaaataAAAACATATGAAGCACACTATGTATATTGCAAATATctgaacaaatgaataaatatattcatTGCATGAAATAACCAATAGGAAGTTAAAGTATAAAGTATGTAAATATCATGTAATATATCATTGAGTATAGGAATATCTGGCTGATTGATATACATTtccagaataaaaaaagaatctgtCACATTTCTTTGTATAatacttctcagaaaattaaaatgcgtaaataattattatttatatactATAAGTTATAGctgttctttgaaaataaaagcattttaca
This genomic interval carries:
- the LOC129228074 gene encoding uncharacterized protein LOC129228074; the protein is MAAVHPQPAQESLPPGWECRYDPRTGRHYFLNHLEHITTWEDPRLRPSTLQQSYPPYYGSSQYSVTVSSPPPPPPPVSSPPQSQVTNLRYLHLELKSTGSGGGYYTPRPLTQGGYSPHYGSPKTPYRFKSENSVQVDERILMKLCLQFPTVEEGHIWQLLKQYHNRENVVVSSLLAEGQPRAQTHSMEFTPKLQKADMHMFQIDEALYHKLRNFFPAADSEHIRNLQRMYNNQEHEVIGALVAGNRGYASRHQSPHPSSPKMKLRYLKLVFPECDEAVLFDVLNNCDNNAQEASGRLVSMGYSKRDTPITRPNSSQPVRKPSLEIPRPPPTPERPVIVIPPSASDKLQLVSRLQDQFPAISRTLVNMALDSSNYNEDRAKQFLTAMTPQDG